TCATTCCCTGCAACTCGTGGAGTCCGACTACCCCATTTTTTCCATCTGGGCATTTTGTCAGGATCCCAAAAACGCAGAGACTCTCGATCTGGATCGCCTAGCGGGTGAGACCGTGCTGGTGGCGAGACCACAGGAAGAGGTGATGATGCGCCCCATGGAGCCGACAGAGGCGCTGTGGTACCGGTCACTCCTGTCGGGAGCGAGCCCCGTGGAAGCCGCTGCCCTGGTACAAAATCGCGAGCCCGGAATACACGTGCGTGGATTTTTGGAAACCGCACTGATCGCAGGACTTTTGGTGGAATGGCAATGACGGAGAATGCTCCGGAGCGATACTCCCCAGACCAGTGGGTAGATGTCTATGGTGATGCCCTGTTTCGTCATGCCCTGTTTCGCCTGAATGGCAATTGTGCCTTGGCGGAAGACCTGGTGCAGGAGACCTTGCTGGCCGCTTGGCTGGGTCGAGAGAACTATGCAGGGGCGGCAAGGGAAAAAACCTGGATGTTCGGTATCCTGGAGCACAAGCTGTTGGATCATTTTCGCCAGCAACAGCGGCATCCCCAGGTTTCCTTCCCGGAAGGCGAGAACGACGAAGACGAAATGGAACAACTACTGTTTCGCGCTGATGGCCGCTGGGCGCTGCGCCCCGGGAATTGGGGCCAAAATCCAGAAAAACTGGCGGAAGATCGAAATCTCCGGGAGGCTCTGCAACGTTGTGTGGCGGATTTGCCCGAGGCACAGCGTATGGCGTTCGTGCATCGGGAATGGTTGGGCGAGGATACCGCCTACTGTGCCCAGCAGCTTTTGACGAGCATCAATCACTTGGCCGTTTTGTTGCACCGGGCACGATTGCGCATCGCCCGTTGCCTCGAGGCACTATTTCCGCAGGGAGAGGCGCGTTCGTGAAGTATCGTCACCTCATGTTGACCTGTAAGGAGGCGGCTCAAGAAATCTCCAAAGCGCAGGATGGCCGCTTATCCACGCGCGAGCGTTTAATGCTGGCGATGCATCTGCTCTTTTGCGCCTCCTGCCGACAATACCAACGACAGGTACATTGGCTGAGCGAAGTCTCCCGGAAATTGTTGGCACGATGGAGTGATCAACGCTTAGGCGAGGATTTCAAGCAAGGATTGCGTGAGCGATTGCGTCGATGCGACGCGACGGGACAGGCAACCGATCTCTATACGAATCCGTCGGACGATGAGACCGGTGGAGACCGCAGTGACGCAGACAGCAGGAGTCCGAAATGAGTAAATTAGCGATTGTGTTGCTTTCCGATATGAAGGATCCAGTAAAAGTAGAAATGGCCATGCGCTATGCATTAGTGGCCAAACAAGAAAACGTACTAAAAGATATACGGTTCTATTTCTTTGGTCCTGGGGTGCGTGTTCCCGGGCAGGTTATGGG
The window above is part of the Acidithiobacillus acidisediminis genome. Proteins encoded here:
- a CDS encoding zf-HC2 domain-containing protein, producing the protein MKYRHLMLTCKEAAQEISKAQDGRLSTRERLMLAMHLLFCASCRQYQRQVHWLSEVSRKLLARWSDQRLGEDFKQGLRERLRRCDATGQATDLYTNPSDDETGGDRSDADSRSPK
- a CDS encoding sigma-70 family RNA polymerase sigma factor, which produces MTENAPERYSPDQWVDVYGDALFRHALFRLNGNCALAEDLVQETLLAAWLGRENYAGAAREKTWMFGILEHKLLDHFRQQQRHPQVSFPEGENDEDEMEQLLFRADGRWALRPGNWGQNPEKLAEDRNLREALQRCVADLPEAQRMAFVHREWLGEDTAYCAQQLLTSINHLAVLLHRARLRIARCLEALFPQGEARS